One genomic region from Paenibacillus antri encodes:
- a CDS encoding DUF4832 domain-containing protein, whose product MRGILTLPWIIILLMTMAGRADAPSSRTTTPEADDVYIVRVAPRATDAVLNNPFMGLVPGASYDDFPVPHSMVYKVLTWRELEPEKGAFAFETIERRYGMDAYAAREIRFVLRVALDYGTDERHMDIPDWLYEEIDGDGIWYDEDVGKGFSPNYANATLQRYHERLIQALGDRYDADPRVAFVALGSLGHWGEWHTYSDDATRIPFPPMAESDRYVAHYLEAFPNKKLLMRRPYPIAERNGIGLYNDVFGGVRQTYDFIDWFENGYASALADAFVPATPDFWKRGPSGGEFGNAGMDGMYFDPSRFAQLLDMARRSHLSWVGPSTDIEELDEAERRNLDRFLNTIGYRFAVRAASYPVEWRPGEDVTVGLEVRNLGVAPFYYDWPLELALVDAAGRIVFREAADETDIRGWMPGETVFEERLRLPASLPEGVYTLTIAIVDPATGAPGVDWAMEGRRPDGRYALGPAAVAAADE is encoded by the coding sequence GTGCGCGGCATCTTGACGCTGCCTTGGATCATAATTCTATTGATGACGATGGCCGGACGCGCCGACGCGCCTTCGTCTCGTACGACGACGCCGGAGGCGGACGACGTCTACATCGTGCGGGTCGCGCCGCGCGCGACCGACGCCGTGTTGAACAACCCGTTCATGGGGCTCGTGCCCGGGGCGTCGTACGACGACTTCCCGGTGCCGCACAGCATGGTGTATAAGGTGCTTACGTGGCGCGAGCTGGAGCCGGAGAAGGGGGCGTTCGCCTTCGAGACGATCGAGCGGAGGTACGGCATGGACGCGTACGCGGCGCGGGAGATCCGGTTCGTGCTGCGCGTCGCGCTCGATTACGGCACGGACGAACGGCATATGGACATTCCGGACTGGTTGTACGAGGAGATCGATGGGGACGGGATCTGGTACGACGAAGACGTAGGCAAGGGCTTCAGTCCGAACTATGCGAACGCGACGTTACAGCGGTATCACGAACGGCTCATACAAGCGCTCGGAGACCGGTACGACGCCGACCCCAGAGTCGCTTTCGTCGCCTTGGGCAGCCTCGGCCATTGGGGCGAGTGGCATACGTACAGCGACGATGCGACACGCATCCCGTTCCCGCCGATGGCGGAATCGGACAGGTACGTAGCCCACTATCTAGAGGCGTTCCCGAACAAGAAGCTGCTGATGCGCCGACCTTACCCGATCGCCGAGCGGAACGGCATAGGCTTGTACAACGACGTGTTCGGTGGCGTGCGGCAGACGTACGACTTCATCGACTGGTTCGAAAACGGCTACGCCTCGGCGCTCGCCGACGCCTTCGTTCCCGCGACGCCGGATTTCTGGAAGCGGGGGCCGAGCGGCGGCGAATTCGGCAACGCCGGCATGGACGGCATGTACTTCGATCCGTCGCGCTTCGCGCAGTTGCTCGACATGGCGCGGCGCAGCCATCTCAGCTGGGTCGGGCCGAGCACCGACATCGAGGAGTTGGACGAAGCGGAGCGCCGCAATCTGGATCGATTCCTCAACACGATCGGATATCGGTTCGCGGTGCGCGCGGCGTCGTACCCGGTGGAATGGCGTCCCGGCGAGGACGTCACCGTCGGTCTCGAGGTGCGGAACCTCGGCGTCGCGCCGTTCTATTACGACTGGCCGCTCGAGCTGGCGCTCGTCGACGCCGCAGGCCGCATCGTCTTTCGCGAAGCGGCGGACGAGACGGATATTCGCGGCTGGATGCCGGGCGAGACCGTCTTCGAGGAGCGGCTGCGGCTGCCCGCTTCCTTGCCCGAAGGCGTCTATACGCTGACGATCGCGATCGTGGATCCGGCGACCGGCGCGCCCGGCGTCGACTGGGCGATGGAAGGCCGCCGGCCGGACGGCCGTTATGCGCTCGGTCCGGCGGCGGTGGCCGCGGCGGACGAGTAA
- a CDS encoding DUF554 domain-containing protein, with protein MVLLGSIVNAAAIVAGGLIGALLPNLNERVQRTVVQGMAIALCVLGISMAMKTTHYVWMVVSLVAGGVIGEWLQIERRFEQVGAWLERRMPSGAGASPVGKAFVTASLVYCIGAMAILGSIDSGVRHNHDVLYAKSIMDGFLSIVFASALGFGVLFSAVPVLLYQGGIALAAMAFAGWFAPDAIEAVTAEVSAVGGVLIVGIGVNLLELTKIRVANLLPAVVFMGVAMAVLRSLGGGA; from the coding sequence ATGGTGTTATTAGGAAGTATCGTGAACGCGGCGGCGATCGTCGCAGGCGGATTGATCGGCGCGCTGCTGCCGAATTTGAACGAACGGGTGCAGCGGACGGTCGTGCAGGGCATGGCGATCGCGTTATGCGTTCTAGGGATTTCGATGGCGATGAAGACGACGCATTACGTCTGGATGGTCGTCAGCCTCGTGGCCGGCGGCGTCATCGGCGAATGGCTGCAAATCGAACGCCGCTTCGAGCAGGTCGGCGCTTGGCTGGAGCGGCGCATGCCGTCCGGGGCCGGCGCGTCGCCGGTCGGGAAGGCGTTCGTCACGGCGTCGCTCGTCTATTGCATCGGGGCGATGGCGATCCTCGGGTCCATCGATAGCGGCGTTCGCCACAACCACGACGTTCTGTACGCGAAGTCGATCATGGACGGCTTTCTCTCGATCGTATTCGCGTCGGCGCTCGGTTTCGGGGTGTTGTTTTCGGCGGTACCTGTATTGTTGTACCAAGGCGGCATCGCGCTCGCGGCGATGGCGTTCGCAGGCTGGTTCGCGCCGGACGCGATCGAAGCGGTCACCGCGGAGGTGTCGGCCGTCGGCGGCGTGCTGATCGTCGGCATCGGCGTCAACCTGCTCGAGCTGACGAAGATCCGCGTCGCCAACCTGCTGCCGGCGGTCGTCTTCATGGGGGTCGCCATGGCGGTGCTGCGATCGCTCGGCGGAGGCGCATAA
- a CDS encoding sensor histidine kinase produces MQRWWLYGLRFAWWVVLGMALVVFVLSRWEGYSALQTPCGPAEAERCAHPLLLTEDGARDLERYGLSAPFYGGLLIAFTTIANMSYLLVGAVVYRYRRRDPYGIAVSMFLIVVGTIFTAYEPALASVPAALLFFHMLNNVGSFYLPFLYAFPDGTFAPRWTLAPSAVWVAAQAYRFLDPETWSRLNWDPVFMTLLVAATHGPLLYAVARRYKRAATAAERRRWTWFLAGVGSYVGFGLLTALPYVLQDGLLQLVVQVGFFAGLLFWPFAFGAGALERAGEQEHASLQKAVFVTVLGFVVVLLYAVAVGAFGALLRERDPLTSMIATGVVAASFHPLYTRLRRGANRLVYGEPESPYETMSRLVERLEGAASRPSAMWAAVAEGVAASLRLPYAAIALRRPTGEEYERAEYGSRGREGLRIEELPLTWNGETLGALELGATGPRPRMTPETEALLRHLGRQASAAAYTARLAEEVSASRERIVTAREEERRRLGRDLHDGLGAELAGALLRIDAIADRFEGDPDLRDRFADAQRGIADAIREVRRLAYSLRPPTLDEFGLAFAVRELALRCEQPSLRVEVEAPELLPPMTAAAETAAYRIVQEALANALRHAGAGRVTIALRWRDGLELTIEDDGRGLDAAPRAAGVGIRSMRERAEELGGAFELTAGRGGRGTRVRVVLPDRKERYGDEENGERRDRPRE; encoded by the coding sequence ATGCAAAGATGGTGGTTGTACGGGCTTCGCTTCGCGTGGTGGGTCGTCCTCGGCATGGCGCTCGTCGTCTTCGTCTTGTCGCGCTGGGAAGGGTATTCCGCGCTTCAGACGCCGTGCGGGCCGGCGGAGGCGGAGCGCTGCGCGCATCCGCTCCTGCTGACGGAGGACGGGGCGCGCGACCTGGAGCGGTACGGATTGTCCGCGCCGTTCTACGGAGGGCTGCTCATTGCGTTCACGACGATCGCGAACATGTCGTATTTGCTGGTCGGCGCGGTCGTCTACCGGTACCGCCGCCGGGACCCGTACGGGATCGCCGTGTCGATGTTTCTGATCGTGGTCGGCACGATCTTCACTGCATACGAACCGGCGCTGGCGTCGGTGCCGGCGGCGCTGCTCTTTTTCCATATGCTCAATAACGTCGGCTCGTTCTACTTGCCCTTCCTATACGCCTTCCCGGACGGGACGTTCGCGCCGCGGTGGACGCTCGCGCCGAGCGCCGTCTGGGTCGCCGCGCAGGCTTATCGGTTCTTGGATCCGGAGACGTGGTCGCGGCTGAATTGGGATCCCGTCTTCATGACGCTGCTCGTGGCGGCGACCCATGGACCGCTGCTCTATGCCGTCGCCCGCCGGTACAAGCGCGCCGCGACCGCGGCGGAGCGGCGCCGGTGGACGTGGTTTCTGGCCGGGGTCGGCAGCTACGTCGGGTTCGGTCTGCTGACGGCGCTGCCGTACGTGCTGCAGGACGGACTGCTGCAGTTGGTCGTGCAGGTCGGCTTTTTCGCGGGGCTGTTGTTCTGGCCGTTCGCGTTCGGCGCCGGCGCGCTCGAACGCGCCGGCGAGCAGGAGCATGCGTCGCTGCAGAAGGCGGTGTTCGTGACGGTGCTCGGCTTCGTCGTCGTGCTGCTGTACGCCGTCGCCGTCGGCGCGTTCGGCGCGCTGCTGCGGGAGCGGGATCCGCTGACGTCGATGATCGCCACGGGCGTAGTCGCGGCGTCGTTCCATCCGCTCTATACGCGGCTGCGTCGAGGCGCGAACCGGCTCGTCTACGGCGAGCCGGAGAGTCCGTACGAGACGATGAGCCGGCTCGTGGAGCGGCTCGAGGGAGCGGCGTCGCGACCGTCCGCGATGTGGGCCGCCGTCGCGGAAGGCGTCGCGGCGTCGCTCCGGCTGCCGTACGCGGCGATCGCGCTGCGGCGTCCGACCGGGGAAGAGTACGAGCGGGCGGAATACGGAAGCCGCGGCCGCGAAGGGCTGCGGATCGAGGAGCTTCCGCTGACGTGGAACGGGGAGACGCTCGGCGCGTTGGAGCTCGGAGCGACCGGGCCGCGGCCGCGAATGACGCCGGAAACCGAAGCGCTGCTTCGCCATCTCGGGCGGCAGGCGAGCGCGGCCGCCTATACGGCGCGGCTGGCGGAGGAGGTGTCCGCGTCGCGGGAGCGGATCGTGACCGCGCGGGAGGAGGAGCGCCGCCGGCTCGGGCGGGATTTGCACGACGGGCTCGGCGCGGAGCTCGCCGGCGCGCTGCTGCGCATCGACGCGATCGCCGACCGGTTCGAAGGAGATCCCGACCTGCGGGATCGATTCGCGGACGCGCAGCGGGGCATCGCGGACGCGATCCGCGAGGTGCGGCGGCTCGCGTATTCGCTGCGGCCGCCGACGCTCGACGAATTCGGGCTGGCGTTCGCCGTGCGGGAGCTGGCGCTGCGCTGCGAGCAGCCGTCGCTGCGCGTCGAGGTCGAGGCGCCGGAGCTGCTGCCGCCGATGACGGCCGCCGCGGAGACGGCGGCGTACCGCATCGTGCAGGAGGCGCTCGCGAACGCGCTCCGGCACGCCGGCGCAGGCCGCGTGACGATCGCGCTTCGGTGGCGGGACGGCCTGGAATTGACGATCGAGGACGACGGGCGCGGCCTGGACGCCGCGCCGCGCGCCGCAGGGGTCGGCATCCGTTCGATGCGGGAGCGCGCGGAGGAGTTGGGCGGCGCGTTCGAGCTGACGGCGGGCCGCGGGGGCAGGGGGACGCGGGTGCGCGTCGTTTTGCCCGATCGGAAGGAGAGATACGGCGATGAGGAAAACGGAGAACGGCGCGATCGACCAAGGGAATGA
- a CDS encoding response regulator → MRKTENGAIDQGNDKISILLADDHPVYLEGLAMIVGGVPDFDIVGAAKSGREAVELAEALQPDVVLMDVHMPDGNGIDSTRDIMKASPHIAVLMLTMLEDDATVFSAMRAGARGYLLKGARGREIVRAIYAAADGESIFGAALARRMMYYFESFRPPEAEADAFPQLTAREKEVLALIAQGRSNAEIGGLLGLAPKTVRNHVSNVLNKLQVADRSRAIVVARESGLGGAGKT, encoded by the coding sequence ATGAGGAAAACGGAGAACGGCGCGATCGACCAAGGGAATGACAAGATCTCGATCCTGCTGGCGGACGACCATCCGGTATATCTGGAAGGATTGGCGATGATCGTGGGCGGGGTGCCCGACTTCGACATCGTCGGCGCGGCGAAGTCCGGCCGGGAGGCGGTCGAGCTCGCGGAGGCGCTGCAGCCGGACGTCGTCCTGATGGACGTGCATATGCCGGACGGGAACGGGATCGACTCGACGCGGGACATCATGAAGGCGAGCCCGCATATCGCGGTGCTCATGCTGACGATGCTGGAAGACGACGCGACCGTCTTCTCCGCGATGCGCGCGGGCGCCCGCGGATACTTGCTCAAGGGAGCTCGGGGGCGGGAGATCGTCCGGGCGATTTATGCCGCGGCGGACGGCGAATCGATTTTCGGCGCGGCGCTGGCGAGGCGGATGATGTATTATTTCGAGTCGTTCCGTCCGCCCGAGGCGGAGGCCGACGCGTTCCCGCAGCTGACGGCCCGCGAGAAGGAGGTGCTCGCCCTTATCGCGCAAGGACGCAGCAACGCCGAGATCGGCGGTCTGCTCGGCCTTGCGCCGAAGACGGTGCGCAATCACGTCTCCAACGTGTTGAACAAGCTGCAGGTGGCCGACCGGTCGCGGGCGATCGTCGTCGCGCGCGAGTCGGGCCTCGGCGGCGCGGGCAAAACGTAG
- a CDS encoding zinc ribbon domain-containing protein, translated as MDLLKKLKSGASKAADVAQQTVEMTKLAAQITVRKREIEKYMTLIGQEVYEARAAGDPSLAEARVEEWCSAVSGLKQDIATLERQMRYVRNEKTCSCGKAVPGDANYCPACGRPQDLDASQEVINIDATGVADNREA; from the coding sequence ATGGATCTGTTGAAGAAGTTGAAGTCCGGCGCGTCCAAGGCGGCCGACGTCGCGCAGCAGACGGTCGAGATGACGAAGCTCGCCGCGCAAATTACGGTGCGCAAGCGCGAGATCGAGAAATATATGACGCTGATCGGTCAAGAAGTGTACGAAGCTCGCGCGGCCGGCGATCCGTCGCTCGCGGAGGCGCGGGTCGAGGAGTGGTGCAGCGCCGTCAGCGGCTTGAAGCAGGACATCGCTACGCTGGAGCGCCAGATGCGGTACGTCCGCAACGAGAAGACGTGCTCCTGCGGCAAGGCGGTGCCGGGCGACGCGAACTATTGCCCGGCCTGCGGCCGCCCGCAGGACCTCGACGCCTCCCAGGAGGTCATCAACATCGACGCGACCGGCGTCGCCGACAACCGCGAAGCGTAA